In a single window of the Scophthalmus maximus strain ysfricsl-2021 chromosome 18, ASM2237912v1, whole genome shotgun sequence genome:
- the angel2 gene encoding protein angel homolog 2 isoform X1 — MVIILPRRPMFLRQLSSFGSSFFPRSYPALSRAGFGSGGASSSSSSTCFPPFVPVPHPWWSVQGFPPWPPRLPPSYHPTTARHNIDRGNNFGGGSRRSFHASAGLLMERPDRDREPPHKRRKREEEKRRDEERGGGGGGGGGGGAAPKAAGGKVKEGNSRRDSRVDSSSSSPRPNHHLRDGGQDRGKKGAGEVWGNSRDRDFERTKRGNKERERKDSGSRDRGGNHWRSRDRTEGRKDPQPAGTRTQTPKSKPKPNPWFREGGAEQQGGNRTNTKAAEEQPRDGSGGGLPRWTGSRSQPSSSSSAPHPPNPWQVAGADRQPPPPGTFPSDEGAPGKSLQRHWETSPACGAYPPPPGAAFDFSVMSYNILSQELLQDNAYLYRHCDPGVLPWEHRLPNLLAEIRQHGADILCLQEVQEDHYENQMKPALHALGYQCEYKKRTGSKPDGCAVIFNSSRLSLVSSNPVEFFRPGDALLNRDNVGLVVLLRPNDNDPSSSAGCICIANTHLLYNPRRGDVKLAQLAILLAEVGRLSRLPDGSAGPVVLCGDFNSTPGSPLYRFLTTGRLDYRGLPISTVSGQENAPKGQRVLESPIWSRSLGINHRCQYEDEPTAEAHAGSPTAVEEEISNLTVDDLATKSAAAVNRVQIEHSLKLQSSYQHRLLPDGRPEITTCHSRTAITVDYILFTPESPAAPSCPGGRGLRLLGRLSLVGRPELEEVNFLPNRHHSSDHLPLLARFRFGL; from the exons atggtgattatTTTACCCCG ccgCCCCATGTTTCTTCGTCAGCTGAGCTCCTTTGGCTCCTCCTTCTTTCCCCGCTCCTACCCCGCTCTCAGCAGGGCCGGCTTTGGGAGCGGcggtgcctcctcctcctcctcctccacctgcttccCCCCATTCGTCCCTGTTCCACATCCATGGTGGTCGGTGCAGGGATTTCCCCCCTGGCCTCCGCGACTCCCCCCCAGCTACCACCCGACGACGGCGCGTCACAACATCGACCGCGGTAATAACTTTGGCGGCGGCAGTCGGCGTTCGTTCCACGCCTCCGCCGGCCTCCTGATGGAGCGGCCCGACCGAGACCGGGAGCCTCCTCACAAacggaggaagagggaagaggagaagaggcgcgacgaggagagaggaggaggaggaggaggaggaggaggaggaggagcggcgccCAAGGCGGCGGGAGGCAAAGTGAAGGAGGGAAACTCGAGGAGGGATTCCAGggtggacagcagcagcagcagccctcgACCGAACCATCACCTCCGAGACGGGGGtcaggacagagggaagaaaggagcaggagaggTTTGGGGAAACAGCCGAGATAGAGATTTTGAAAGGACCAAAAGAGGGAATAAAGAGCGAGAGCGAAAAGACAGCGGCAGTCGAGATAGAGGCGGAAATcactggaggagcagagacCGGACAGAAGGACGGAAGGATCCACAACCTGCCGGAACCAGGACTCAGACCCCGAAGTCTAAACCCAAACCCAACCCCTGGTtcagagagggaggagcggAGCAGCAGGGAGGGAATCGCACGAACACAAAAGCTGCAGAGGAACAGCCGCGGGATGGGAGTGGTGGAGGACTTCCAAGGTGGACGGGGTCTCGTTCccagcccagcagcagcagcagcgctccTCACCCCCCAAACCCGTGGCAGGTCGCCGGGGCCGACCGACAACCTCCTCCACCCGGAACCTTCCCGTCCGACGAGGGCGCGCCAGGGAAAT CTCTTCAGAGACACTGGGAGACCTCCCCCGCCTGCGGTGCCTACCCTCCGCCACCGGGGGCCGCCTTCGACTTCTCGGTGATGTCCTACAACATCCTGTcccaggagctgctgcaggacaacgCCTACCTGTACCGACACTGCGACCCCGGCGTGCTGCCCTGGGAGCACCGGCTGCCCAACCTGCTGGCCGAGATCCGGCAGCACGGCGCCGAC attctGTGTCTGCAAGAAGTTCAAGAGGATCACTACGAAAACCAGATGAAACCTGCTCTACATGCACtgg GTTACCAGTGTGAGTATAAGAAGCGGACAGGAAGCAAACCCGACGGCTGTGCCGTCATCTTCAACTCGTCCCgcctctccctcgtctcctccaaCCCCGTCGAGTTCTTCCGGCCCGGCGACGCCCTCCTCAACCGGGACAACGTGGgcctggtggtgctgctgcgaCCTAACGACAAtgatccctcctcctccgccggctGCATTTGCATCGCCAACACCCACCTCCTCTACAACCCGCGCCGCGGCGACGTCAAGCTGGCCCAGCTCGCCATCCTGCTGGCCGAGGTCGGCCGGCTGTCCCGCCTGCCGGACGGCTCCGCCGGCCCGGTCGTGCTCTGCGGCGACTTCAACTCCACGCCGGGGAGCCCGCTCTACAGGTTTCTGACCACGGGCCGCCTGGACTACAGGGGCCTGCCGATCAGCACGGTGTCCGGTCAGGAGAACGCCCCCAAGGGCCAGCGCGTCCTCGAGTCGCCGATCTGGTCTCGCAGTTTGGGAATCAACCACCGGTGTCAGTACGAGGATGAACCCACCGCCGAGGCCCACGCCGGCAGCCCCACAG CTGTGGAGGAAGAGATCTCTAACCTGACTGTAGACGATCTCGCCActaaatctgctgctgctgttaacaG aGTGCAGATCGAGCACAGCCTGAAGCTGCAGTCGTCCTATCAGCACCGCCTGCTGCCCGACGGGAGACCTGAGATCACCACCTGCCACTCGCGCACCGCCATAACTGTGGATTACATCCTGTTCACTCCtg AATCCCCGGCCGCTCCGTCGTGCCCCGGCGGGCGGGGACTGCGGCTGCTGGGCAGGCTGTCGCTGGTGGGCCGTCCCGAGCTGGAGGAAGTCAACTTCCTGCCCAATCGGCATCACTCGTCCGACCACCTCCCCCTGCTCGCCCGCTTCCGCTTCGGGCTCTGA
- the angel2 gene encoding protein angel homolog 2 isoform X2: MFLRQLSSFGSSFFPRSYPALSRAGFGSGGASSSSSSTCFPPFVPVPHPWWSVQGFPPWPPRLPPSYHPTTARHNIDRGNNFGGGSRRSFHASAGLLMERPDRDREPPHKRRKREEEKRRDEERGGGGGGGGGGGAAPKAAGGKVKEGNSRRDSRVDSSSSSPRPNHHLRDGGQDRGKKGAGEVWGNSRDRDFERTKRGNKERERKDSGSRDRGGNHWRSRDRTEGRKDPQPAGTRTQTPKSKPKPNPWFREGGAEQQGGNRTNTKAAEEQPRDGSGGGLPRWTGSRSQPSSSSSAPHPPNPWQVAGADRQPPPPGTFPSDEGAPGKSLQRHWETSPACGAYPPPPGAAFDFSVMSYNILSQELLQDNAYLYRHCDPGVLPWEHRLPNLLAEIRQHGADILCLQEVQEDHYENQMKPALHALGYQCEYKKRTGSKPDGCAVIFNSSRLSLVSSNPVEFFRPGDALLNRDNVGLVVLLRPNDNDPSSSAGCICIANTHLLYNPRRGDVKLAQLAILLAEVGRLSRLPDGSAGPVVLCGDFNSTPGSPLYRFLTTGRLDYRGLPISTVSGQENAPKGQRVLESPIWSRSLGINHRCQYEDEPTAEAHAGSPTAVEEEISNLTVDDLATKSAAAVNRVQIEHSLKLQSSYQHRLLPDGRPEITTCHSRTAITVDYILFTPESPAAPSCPGGRGLRLLGRLSLVGRPELEEVNFLPNRHHSSDHLPLLARFRFGL, encoded by the exons ATGTTTCTTCGTCAGCTGAGCTCCTTTGGCTCCTCCTTCTTTCCCCGCTCCTACCCCGCTCTCAGCAGGGCCGGCTTTGGGAGCGGcggtgcctcctcctcctcctcctccacctgcttccCCCCATTCGTCCCTGTTCCACATCCATGGTGGTCGGTGCAGGGATTTCCCCCCTGGCCTCCGCGACTCCCCCCCAGCTACCACCCGACGACGGCGCGTCACAACATCGACCGCGGTAATAACTTTGGCGGCGGCAGTCGGCGTTCGTTCCACGCCTCCGCCGGCCTCCTGATGGAGCGGCCCGACCGAGACCGGGAGCCTCCTCACAAacggaggaagagggaagaggagaagaggcgcgacgaggagagaggaggaggaggaggaggaggaggaggaggaggagcggcgccCAAGGCGGCGGGAGGCAAAGTGAAGGAGGGAAACTCGAGGAGGGATTCCAGggtggacagcagcagcagcagccctcgACCGAACCATCACCTCCGAGACGGGGGtcaggacagagggaagaaaggagcaggagaggTTTGGGGAAACAGCCGAGATAGAGATTTTGAAAGGACCAAAAGAGGGAATAAAGAGCGAGAGCGAAAAGACAGCGGCAGTCGAGATAGAGGCGGAAATcactggaggagcagagacCGGACAGAAGGACGGAAGGATCCACAACCTGCCGGAACCAGGACTCAGACCCCGAAGTCTAAACCCAAACCCAACCCCTGGTtcagagagggaggagcggAGCAGCAGGGAGGGAATCGCACGAACACAAAAGCTGCAGAGGAACAGCCGCGGGATGGGAGTGGTGGAGGACTTCCAAGGTGGACGGGGTCTCGTTCccagcccagcagcagcagcagcgctccTCACCCCCCAAACCCGTGGCAGGTCGCCGGGGCCGACCGACAACCTCCTCCACCCGGAACCTTCCCGTCCGACGAGGGCGCGCCAGGGAAAT CTCTTCAGAGACACTGGGAGACCTCCCCCGCCTGCGGTGCCTACCCTCCGCCACCGGGGGCCGCCTTCGACTTCTCGGTGATGTCCTACAACATCCTGTcccaggagctgctgcaggacaacgCCTACCTGTACCGACACTGCGACCCCGGCGTGCTGCCCTGGGAGCACCGGCTGCCCAACCTGCTGGCCGAGATCCGGCAGCACGGCGCCGAC attctGTGTCTGCAAGAAGTTCAAGAGGATCACTACGAAAACCAGATGAAACCTGCTCTACATGCACtgg GTTACCAGTGTGAGTATAAGAAGCGGACAGGAAGCAAACCCGACGGCTGTGCCGTCATCTTCAACTCGTCCCgcctctccctcgtctcctccaaCCCCGTCGAGTTCTTCCGGCCCGGCGACGCCCTCCTCAACCGGGACAACGTGGgcctggtggtgctgctgcgaCCTAACGACAAtgatccctcctcctccgccggctGCATTTGCATCGCCAACACCCACCTCCTCTACAACCCGCGCCGCGGCGACGTCAAGCTGGCCCAGCTCGCCATCCTGCTGGCCGAGGTCGGCCGGCTGTCCCGCCTGCCGGACGGCTCCGCCGGCCCGGTCGTGCTCTGCGGCGACTTCAACTCCACGCCGGGGAGCCCGCTCTACAGGTTTCTGACCACGGGCCGCCTGGACTACAGGGGCCTGCCGATCAGCACGGTGTCCGGTCAGGAGAACGCCCCCAAGGGCCAGCGCGTCCTCGAGTCGCCGATCTGGTCTCGCAGTTTGGGAATCAACCACCGGTGTCAGTACGAGGATGAACCCACCGCCGAGGCCCACGCCGGCAGCCCCACAG CTGTGGAGGAAGAGATCTCTAACCTGACTGTAGACGATCTCGCCActaaatctgctgctgctgttaacaG aGTGCAGATCGAGCACAGCCTGAAGCTGCAGTCGTCCTATCAGCACCGCCTGCTGCCCGACGGGAGACCTGAGATCACCACCTGCCACTCGCGCACCGCCATAACTGTGGATTACATCCTGTTCACTCCtg AATCCCCGGCCGCTCCGTCGTGCCCCGGCGGGCGGGGACTGCGGCTGCTGGGCAGGCTGTCGCTGGTGGGCCGTCCCGAGCTGGAGGAAGTCAACTTCCTGCCCAATCGGCATCACTCGTCCGACCACCTCCCCCTGCTCGCCCGCTTCCGCTTCGGGCTCTGA